The window ACACCCTGACCGGCGAAGGCAAGCTGAACATCGATCTGACCTTCGAAAGCATGGAAGACTTCTCCCCCGCCGCTATCGCCCGCAAGGTCGACGCGCTGGACAATCTGCTGGACGCCCGCACCCAGCTTTCCAACCTGCTGTCCTACATGGACGGCAAGAACGGCGCCGAAGAGCTGATCTCCAAGATCCTGCAAAACCCGGCGCTGCTGCAATCCCTGACCGACGCGCCGAAGCCGGCGGTTAACGATGACAACAACGAGCGTGAGGATTAATCGATGAGCAACTCGCCTCAGCAACAGAATGCGTTGCAAACCACCGAGACTTTTTCCAGCGATGAATTCAGCGCGCTGTTGAACAAAGAGTTCCGGCCAAAGACCGACCAGGCCAAAGAAGCAGTCGAGAACGCGGTGAAAACCCTGGCGCAGCAGGCGCTGGAAAATACCGTCACCGTTTCTTCCGACGCCTACCGCACCATCCAGGCGCTGATCGCGGAAATCGACGAAAAGCTGTCGCAGCAGATCAACCAGATCATTCACCACGACGATTTCCAGAAGCTGGAAGGCGCGTGGCACGGCCTGCACTACCTGGTCAACAACTCTGAAACCGACGAGATGCTGAAGATCCGCTTCATGAGCATTTCCAAGCAGGAGCTGGGTCGCACGCTGAAGCGCTATAAAGGC of the Serratia marcescens subsp. marcescens ATCC 13880 genome contains:
- the tssB gene encoding type VI secretion system contractile sheath small subunit produces the protein MSNSKSRSGQKFIARNRAPRVQIEYDVEIYGAERKIQLPFVMGVMADLVGKAVDPQASVEERKFMEIDVDNFDERMKSLKPRVAYQVDNTLTGEGKLNIDLTFESMEDFSPAAIARKVDALDNLLDARTQLSNLLSYMDGKNGAEELISKILQNPALLQSLTDAPKPAVNDDNNERED